From Moritella sp. Urea-trap-13, the proteins below share one genomic window:
- a CDS encoding LysR substrate-binding domain-containing protein has product MNLDNLARIDLNLLVILQILLEEESVTRAANRLHLSQSALSKSLTRLRDTLDDPLFLRTAHGLKPTAHALQLKAQLPTILQGLYQISLPPSFEPAKSHRQFSFAMLESAYETLLPYYIGPILSQAPKLNLEIYGWNEKSLLDLQQGQIDFGITARELHPTADFRLNNLPDGIAHQRLFTDNQVCLVRSDHPMLASINAGQWDVETYLSMSHVQVRCEGNDWWLLDYQLAESGQHRHICATLPDFYGAASVCAHSDLVLTLPSCFVSHAQKLYDLVQLPLPIDFSSLVYVLLWHERNNDEPGHKWVRDIICQSVERAID; this is encoded by the coding sequence ATGAATTTAGATAATCTCGCCAGAATAGATTTAAACCTCTTAGTTATCTTACAGATCTTGCTGGAAGAAGAGAGCGTTACCCGTGCAGCCAACCGTTTGCACTTGAGCCAGTCGGCATTAAGTAAAAGCCTCACCCGCTTACGCGATACTTTAGATGATCCGTTATTTTTACGTACCGCTCATGGACTAAAACCGACCGCGCATGCTTTGCAGTTAAAAGCGCAATTGCCGACGATACTGCAAGGTTTGTATCAGATCAGTTTACCGCCGAGTTTTGAGCCCGCAAAAAGCCATCGCCAGTTTTCGTTTGCCATGCTGGAAAGTGCCTATGAAACTTTACTGCCTTATTATATTGGCCCTATTCTATCGCAAGCACCGAAGCTGAATTTAGAAATCTATGGCTGGAATGAAAAGTCATTATTAGACTTGCAGCAAGGGCAAATTGATTTTGGCATTACCGCTAGGGAGTTACACCCAACCGCTGATTTTCGCTTGAATAACCTACCGGATGGCATTGCCCATCAGCGTTTATTTACCGATAACCAAGTCTGCTTAGTGCGCAGTGACCACCCGATGTTAGCCAGTATTAATGCCGGACAGTGGGATGTTGAAACCTATTTGAGTATGTCGCATGTGCAGGTGCGCTGTGAAGGCAATGATTGGTGGTTACTCGATTATCAATTAGCAGAGTCAGGACAACACCGTCATATCTGCGCCACATTACCGGATTTTTACGGCGCTGCTAGCGTCTGTGCCCACAGCGATTTAGTGCTTACCTTACCCTCGTGTTTTGTCTCTCATGCGCAGAAGTTATATGACTTGGTGCAATTACCTCTGCCGATCGACTTTTCGTCATTAGTGTATGTGCTGTTATGGCATGAGCGTAACAACGATGAACCTGGGCATAAATGGGTGAGAGATATTATTTGTCAGAGTGTGGAAAGGGCAATTGACTAA
- a CDS encoding multidrug effflux MFS transporter, with amino-acid sequence MRRNILPILMAMVVLSPLAIDIYLPSMPTMATEFQVSSSEIQSTLVLFLFAMGIGQILIGPLADRFGRRPVAIGGVILYCLSSLLAAGAAEFHWLQIARVLQGIAACATSIVVFSAVRDSFDSKVSAHYYSYLNGVICVIPALAPTLGGLLALQFGWRSTFIFMAIYGLIILALIIRKLPETRPDNTDTSGSLYHWDRFKPVLHDAHFMFYAVACMVGMASILTYVSYAPDWLIRNLGIAELEFSGLFGLNAIVNIAACFTAPLVIKRFGNRPTVIIALLALLSSAVLQLVVQQWGPTTGMSAAFAFMLPMMLLCIGFALLLGPATSMALAAFGERAGTAAAMLGCIQMSGAALLAGLIQQTDLTAPYAVIVLMGGLSLVLLAIMLTPRLDHWHQEQAQH; translated from the coding sequence ATGCGCCGAAATATATTACCTATTTTGATGGCCATGGTGGTATTAAGCCCCCTCGCTATCGATATTTACCTGCCTTCAATGCCGACAATGGCCACCGAGTTTCAGGTATCCTCAAGTGAAATCCAATCCACCTTAGTATTATTTTTATTTGCCATGGGTATTGGTCAGATATTAATAGGGCCACTAGCCGATCGTTTTGGCCGTCGTCCAGTCGCTATCGGCGGCGTAATCCTGTATTGCTTAAGCAGTCTACTTGCTGCAGGCGCGGCTGAATTTCATTGGTTACAAATAGCGCGAGTATTACAAGGTATCGCGGCTTGTGCCACTTCAATCGTGGTATTTAGTGCCGTACGAGATAGCTTTGATTCTAAAGTAAGCGCGCATTACTACAGTTATTTAAATGGCGTGATCTGTGTTATCCCAGCATTAGCACCAACACTAGGTGGTCTATTAGCATTGCAGTTTGGCTGGCGTTCGACGTTTATCTTCATGGCGATATACGGTTTAATCATACTTGCACTGATCATCAGAAAATTACCTGAGACTCGCCCAGATAATACCGATACATCCGGCTCGCTTTATCACTGGGATCGCTTTAAACCTGTGTTACACGATGCCCACTTTATGTTTTATGCCGTTGCTTGCATGGTTGGTATGGCTTCAATCTTAACCTATGTCTCTTATGCACCCGATTGGTTGATCCGCAACTTAGGTATCGCCGAGTTAGAGTTTAGTGGTTTATTTGGTCTGAATGCCATCGTTAATATCGCCGCTTGTTTTACCGCGCCGTTAGTGATTAAACGCTTTGGTAATCGCCCTACGGTTATTATTGCTCTACTCGCTTTATTATCATCTGCCGTATTACAGTTAGTGGTACAACAATGGGGACCAACGACTGGTATGTCAGCTGCCTTTGCCTTTATGCTACCTATGATGTTGCTTTGCATTGGTTTTGCATTATTGCTTGGTCCAGCAACCAGTATGGCATTAGCTGCATTTGGTGAACGCGCAGGCACAGCCGCCGCTATGTTAGGTTGTATCCAGATGAGTGGCGCAGCATTGCTTGCCGGCTTAATTCAACAAACTGATTTAACAGCCCCTTACGCGGTAATTGTCTTGATGGGTGGTTTGTCTCTGGTATTACTGGCGATCATGCTAACACCACGTCTTGATCATTGGCACCAAGAACAAGCTCAGCATTAA
- a CDS encoding YdcH family protein, with translation MQNEKHPLSHEFPDHAIDIAKLKSDDPGFTALAKEYHQLDHHIYGLEASGIPTTDSHFSELKSRRVALKDKIYQKLTQGDF, from the coding sequence ATGCAGAATGAAAAACATCCCCTATCGCACGAATTCCCAGACCACGCTATCGACATCGCCAAGTTAAAAAGCGACGATCCCGGATTTACCGCCCTAGCCAAAGAATACCATCAACTCGACCACCATATTTACGGCCTTGAAGCCAGTGGTATTCCCACCACAGACAGTCACTTTAGCGAATTAAAAAGTCGTCGCGTGGCCTTAAAAGATAAGATTTATCAAAAGCTCACTCAAGGTGATTTTTAA
- the cobO gene encoding cob(I)yrinic acid a,c-diamide adenosyltransferase: MTEENSQDKHQQKMQKIQSTVAKRVDKATEERGILIIMTGNGKGKTCAGFGNVIRCIGHGFNAGVVQFIKGTWAAGEVKFIQQVRPDMPYHAMKTGFTWDTQDKAADIAAAETAWEHAKAMLANPDLKMVLLDELTYMLSYQYLDLEEVLSAIRNRPVDQTVIVTGRSAHKDLVAMADTVSEVREEKHAFRSGIKAQIGIDW, from the coding sequence ATGACGGAAGAAAATAGCCAAGATAAACATCAACAAAAGATGCAAAAGATCCAGAGCACTGTCGCGAAACGTGTAGATAAAGCCACTGAAGAACGTGGTATTTTGATCATCATGACAGGTAACGGTAAAGGTAAAACCTGCGCTGGTTTTGGTAATGTGATCCGCTGTATTGGCCATGGCTTTAATGCCGGTGTAGTGCAATTTATCAAAGGAACCTGGGCAGCGGGTGAAGTTAAATTTATCCAGCAGGTTCGTCCAGATATGCCTTACCATGCGATGAAAACCGGTTTTACTTGGGATACCCAAGATAAAGCCGCCGATATCGCGGCAGCAGAAACAGCATGGGAACATGCTAAAGCCATGCTCGCAAATCCGGATCTAAAAATGGTGTTATTAGATGAACTGACTTACATGCTCAGTTACCAATATTTAGATCTAGAAGAAGTACTTAGCGCTATCCGTAACCGCCCTGTTGATCAGACTGTTATCGTCACAGGTCGCAGTGCCCACAAAGATCTCGTGGCAATGGCAGACACGGTAAGTGAAGTCAGAGAAGAAAAACACGCCTTTCGCTCAGGCATTAAAGCGCAAATAGGGATTGACTGGTAA
- a CDS encoding YceH family protein encodes MDELSLHETRVLGALIEKEHTTPDTYPLSLNSLTSACNQKSSREPVLSLSQDEVQNIVDDLVKKHLVINDENGGKRSAKIRHRFGNTEFSKIRFNPQQLAILTLLFLRGPQTPGELRTRSARQHAFNDVQEVETALDQLANHEQGPFIVKLDREPGQSACRYAHLFSGPVASTVSTTDSSAQTRNNSADENNALATRVDELEHEVATLKAQLTALQETVSALID; translated from the coding sequence ATGGATGAATTATCACTACATGAAACGCGCGTATTAGGCGCATTAATCGAAAAAGAACACACAACGCCAGATACTTACCCACTGTCGTTAAATTCATTAACGTCAGCATGTAATCAAAAAAGCAGCCGTGAGCCAGTACTGTCATTAAGCCAAGACGAAGTACAAAACATTGTTGATGACTTGGTGAAAAAACACTTAGTGATAAACGATGAAAATGGCGGTAAACGCAGCGCTAAAATTCGTCATCGTTTTGGTAATACTGAGTTCAGTAAAATTCGTTTTAACCCACAACAATTAGCTATTTTGACGCTATTATTTTTACGTGGGCCGCAAACACCGGGTGAACTAAGAACCCGCTCAGCGCGCCAGCATGCATTTAATGATGTACAAGAAGTTGAAACGGCATTAGATCAGCTAGCCAATCATGAACAAGGTCCGTTTATCGTTAAACTGGATAGAGAGCCAGGACAAAGTGCTTGCCGCTATGCCCATCTATTCAGTGGTCCAGTCGCTTCGACAGTTAGCACAACGGATAGCTCAGCACAGACTAGAAACAACAGCGCCGATGAGAATAACGCATTAGCCACTCGCGTTGATGAACTAGAACATGAAGTCGCGACGCTGAAAGCGCAGTTAACAGCGTTACAAGAAACTGTGTCAGCGTTAATTGACTAG
- a CDS encoding LysR substrate-binding domain-containing protein, with product MSDWSGVSEFVAVAETESFTAAAKRLGISTAQVSRQVSALEERLSAKLFYRTTRKVSVTEVGGIYYQHCRQVMDGLADAERAISNLQSTPKGKLKITAPITYGERSVAPLVNDFVIQYPELEVQLVLSNQQIDLIDEGFDLAIRLGQLGDSSMIGKRLATRKQYVCAAPEYLSAFGAPHTLSELDRHNCLSGTLDYWRFQEKGKARNIRVKGNFSCNSGPVLVDAALKGVGIVQLPDYYVQEYINQGLLIELLPNYREPDDAVWALYPQNRHLSPKVRMLVDYLAKELAIN from the coding sequence ATGAGTGATTGGTCTGGTGTCAGTGAGTTTGTTGCGGTTGCTGAAACCGAAAGTTTTACCGCGGCGGCCAAGCGTTTAGGGATCTCGACGGCGCAAGTGAGTCGACAGGTTTCGGCACTTGAAGAGCGCTTGTCGGCAAAGTTATTCTACCGGACCACGCGTAAAGTATCTGTGACTGAAGTGGGTGGCATTTACTATCAACATTGTCGTCAGGTAATGGATGGTTTAGCTGATGCTGAACGTGCCATCAGCAATTTACAAAGCACGCCAAAAGGTAAGTTAAAAATAACCGCGCCAATCACCTATGGTGAACGCAGTGTGGCACCGTTAGTAAATGACTTTGTGATCCAGTATCCTGAGCTAGAAGTGCAATTAGTATTATCTAATCAGCAGATTGATTTAATCGATGAAGGCTTTGATTTAGCCATTCGTCTCGGTCAGTTAGGTGATTCATCTATGATCGGTAAACGGCTTGCGACCCGTAAGCAATATGTTTGCGCCGCGCCGGAATATTTAAGTGCCTTTGGTGCCCCGCATACCTTGTCAGAATTAGACCGTCATAATTGCTTATCAGGTACTTTGGATTACTGGCGTTTTCAGGAAAAAGGCAAAGCCCGTAATATTCGCGTGAAAGGTAATTTTAGCTGTAACAGTGGCCCTGTATTAGTCGATGCGGCGTTGAAAGGCGTCGGTATCGTGCAATTGCCCGATTATTATGTGCAGGAATATATTAACCAAGGTCTACTGATTGAATTGCTGCCAAACTACCGCGAACCGGATGATGCTGTGTGGGCGTTATATCCGCAAAATCGTCATCTGTCGCCGAAAGTACGTATGTTGGTAGACTATTTAGCGAAAGAATTGGCGATAAATTAA
- a CDS encoding dicarboxylate/amino acid:cation symporter codes for MLSTIKRSLPLQLLTAAILAWIFATIMPTVANITEPVAEHVTEQTWYQLILLGKTTYTGLLKMVIGLVVMLSLMQGITNIGSTLKLKTLGVSTLAFYSLTSIIAISLGLGAALLMPEWQPLVEPVVVADHINLIEQDTVTGSSITAKLLTMALVNPFSALVNGNLLAIVLFSLLFSVSLLRSLPQNHVVFTVIAGLNTGLNKLVQSIIRLAPIAVFAIVFEFTVTGNTGLFGQLALFALLVFVLTLIHGLIVLPTLAKIFTGIKFSTLFKAISAPLAMAFATSSSSATLPLSMQAAENELGISQSTSSFVLPLGAVMNMDGTALFEGVAAIFLAQLFGIDLTTTGVVMIFIMAMVSSVGAPGMPSGSMSGMQLVMLAAGIPLEGIAILLIIERPLDTFRTAVNVEGDLIAALVVDKWQQDKI; via the coding sequence ATGCTATCTACTATCAAGCGTTCATTGCCATTGCAACTACTGACTGCCGCTATTCTGGCTTGGATTTTTGCCACAATAATGCCCACTGTAGCCAATATTACCGAGCCCGTGGCTGAACACGTTACAGAACAAACTTGGTATCAATTAATCTTGTTAGGCAAGACCACCTATACCGGTTTACTTAAAATGGTTATCGGCTTAGTAGTCATGCTGTCGTTAATGCAGGGTATTACCAATATAGGTTCAACGCTAAAATTAAAAACCTTAGGCGTAAGCACCCTCGCTTTTTACAGCTTAACGTCGATTATCGCGATCAGTCTCGGGCTCGGTGCTGCGCTGTTAATGCCAGAATGGCAGCCACTTGTTGAGCCAGTCGTTGTTGCTGACCACATTAATTTAATTGAACAAGATACAGTAACAGGCTCCAGCATTACCGCTAAATTATTGACGATGGCGTTAGTGAATCCTTTTTCAGCCTTGGTTAACGGCAACCTGTTAGCGATTGTTTTATTCTCGTTGTTATTTTCAGTATCGCTATTACGTTCATTGCCACAAAATCATGTGGTATTTACTGTGATTGCAGGTTTGAATACAGGCTTAAATAAATTAGTACAGAGCATTATTCGTCTCGCACCGATTGCCGTGTTTGCCATCGTATTTGAGTTTACCGTCACTGGTAATACCGGCTTATTTGGCCAGTTGGCGCTGTTCGCCTTGTTAGTATTTGTACTAACCCTTATCCACGGTCTGATTGTATTACCGACTCTGGCTAAAATTTTTACTGGCATTAAATTTAGCACTTTGTTTAAAGCCATATCCGCACCACTAGCGATGGCGTTTGCCACGTCATCAAGCTCCGCAACTCTACCACTATCTATGCAAGCCGCAGAGAACGAGCTGGGCATATCACAAAGTACCAGCAGTTTTGTTCTGCCGCTTGGCGCGGTGATGAATATGGATGGTACCGCCTTGTTTGAAGGTGTTGCTGCCATCTTCCTCGCGCAGTTATTTGGTATTGATTTAACGACCACAGGTGTCGTAATGATATTTATCATGGCGATGGTATCGTCAGTCGGCGCGCCAGGTATGCCATCAGGTTCGATGTCAGGCATGCAGTTGGTGATGTTAGCAGCCGGTATTCCATTAGAAGGCATCGCCATCTTACTTATTATCGAACGTCCACTCGATACATTTAGAACTGCAGTGAATGTTGAAGGTGATTTGATTGCCGCCTTAGTTGTTGATAAATGGCAGCAGGATAAAATATAA
- a CDS encoding TetR/AcrR family transcriptional regulator, with protein sequence MPRPKQNEHTREALIEVGIKHISQHGYHGTGIKQILDELKVPKGSFYNYFNSKEAFVAELIEADMHANAKEIQPLLDDVNLNPIQKLRALFEKGRQKYSENQGKQGCLVASVANDIGDSSALCQQAMQRSVKALNILLSGLISDAQAQQLIRTDLPAKQLATLMWTAWEGSLIEMKIAGNTDNLTQITDFIFDDILKAN encoded by the coding sequence ATGCCAAGACCTAAACAAAACGAACATACCCGCGAAGCCCTGATTGAAGTTGGTATCAAGCATATCTCTCAACACGGTTATCACGGCACTGGGATCAAACAGATCCTAGATGAGCTGAAAGTACCTAAAGGGTCCTTTTATAACTATTTTAATAGCAAAGAAGCCTTTGTTGCCGAGCTAATCGAAGCCGATATGCACGCCAATGCCAAGGAAATTCAACCGCTATTGGATGACGTAAACCTGAACCCAATACAAAAGTTGCGTGCGCTATTTGAAAAAGGCCGCCAAAAGTACAGCGAAAACCAAGGTAAGCAAGGTTGTTTGGTTGCCAGTGTGGCCAACGATATTGGTGATTCCAGTGCATTATGCCAACAAGCAATGCAACGTTCGGTTAAAGCGCTAAACATATTATTATCTGGATTAATCAGCGATGCGCAAGCACAGCAATTGATCCGCACAGACTTACCAGCCAAACAGCTAGCGACATTAATGTGGACGGCATGGGAAGGCAGTTTAATCGAAATGAAGATCGCCGGTAATACCGATAATCTAACGCAGATCACCGATTTCATTTTTGATGACATTTTAAAAGCTAACTAA
- a CDS encoding NADH:flavin oxidoreductase/NADH oxidase family protein translates to MTTAITLQQGFTLKNGTFIKNRLFKSAMSEQLGDAQHNPLPGLATLYHAWALGGLGLSITGNIMVARNALGEPKNVVLDEQSNLSEFKNWAQQGSVNDTQLWAQLNHPGKQTPNFINKEPVAPSAIALTNGLEKGFNTPRALTEKEILNIIGQFQTSAKLAKKVGFSGVQIHGAHGYLVSQFLSPRHNQRDDKWGGSIENRMRFVLSIYQAIRAEVGDEFPIGIKLNSADFMRGGFTEAESMQVVKALSDAGIDQIEISGGTYESPTMTGHKVKKSTLAREAYFLSYAEKVRAISDTPLVVTGGFRSSKAMLSALQSNATDFIGLARPMSLDTQLPNKLMASDEHKISLPNLTTGVKAIDRMAMLDITWYEAQLARIAKQQQPKANLGTWPVFFKTIYGAGIYAFRKRRA, encoded by the coding sequence ATGACTACAGCAATTACATTACAACAAGGTTTTACCTTAAAAAATGGCACGTTTATTAAAAACCGTTTATTTAAATCGGCAATGAGCGAACAGCTTGGTGATGCCCAACACAATCCATTACCGGGTCTAGCTACGCTTTATCACGCTTGGGCGTTAGGTGGTTTAGGCTTATCAATTACCGGTAATATCATGGTTGCTCGCAATGCTTTAGGTGAGCCCAAAAACGTCGTATTAGATGAACAAAGTAATTTAAGCGAATTTAAAAACTGGGCACAACAAGGCAGCGTTAACGATACTCAATTGTGGGCGCAGTTAAATCATCCCGGCAAACAAACACCGAACTTTATTAATAAAGAACCCGTTGCCCCCTCGGCTATCGCATTAACCAACGGTTTGGAAAAAGGCTTTAATACCCCGCGCGCGCTAACCGAAAAAGAAATCCTGAACATTATTGGTCAGTTCCAAACCAGTGCCAAACTGGCTAAGAAAGTGGGTTTCTCTGGTGTGCAAATTCACGGTGCGCACGGTTACTTAGTTAGTCAGTTCCTGTCTCCACGTCATAATCAACGTGACGATAAATGGGGTGGTAGCATTGAAAACCGCATGCGTTTTGTATTATCTATCTATCAAGCTATACGCGCCGAAGTCGGTGATGAATTTCCCATTGGCATTAAATTAAATTCAGCCGATTTCATGCGTGGTGGTTTTACTGAAGCAGAATCGATGCAGGTAGTAAAAGCCTTGTCCGATGCTGGTATCGATCAGATTGAAATCAGCGGAGGTACTTATGAAAGTCCGACGATGACCGGTCATAAGGTAAAAAAATCAACCTTAGCGCGTGAAGCTTATTTCCTTAGCTATGCTGAAAAAGTGCGTGCTATCAGCGACACACCGTTAGTGGTGACGGGCGGTTTCCGTTCAAGCAAAGCCATGTTGTCAGCACTGCAAAGCAATGCCACTGATTTTATCGGACTCGCGCGTCCAATGTCGCTAGATACCCAACTGCCGAATAAATTAATGGCATCGGATGAGCATAAAATTAGTTTACCGAACTTAACCACAGGTGTGAAAGCCATTGATCGTATGGCGATGTTAGACATTACTTGGTATGAAGCTCAGCTTGCGCGTATTGCCAAACAGCAACAGCCAAAAGCCAATCTCGGTACTTGGCCAGTGTTCTTCAAAACCATCTATGGCGCTGGTATCTACGCATTTAGAAAGCGTCGTGCTTAG
- a CDS encoding glutathione S-transferase N-terminal domain-containing protein — MKVIRWLLGRLILTLNFIFSPKSMKRPADEQAKVDSEINNMSLYQFEACPFCVKVRRSMKRLNLDITVRDAKNDATFGNELEQQGGRRKVPCLRIEENGQVQWMYESNDIIAHLEKKFA, encoded by the coding sequence ATGAAAGTTATTCGCTGGTTACTAGGCCGTCTTATTTTAACGCTTAATTTCATCTTCTCGCCAAAAAGCATGAAACGCCCTGCAGATGAACAAGCAAAAGTGGATAGTGAAATTAATAACATGTCACTTTACCAATTTGAAGCTTGCCCATTTTGTGTAAAAGTACGTCGTAGCATGAAGCGTTTAAACCTAGATATTACTGTACGTGATGCAAAAAATGATGCGACGTTTGGTAACGAACTAGAGCAACAAGGCGGTCGCCGTAAAGTACCTTGCCTGCGCATTGAAGAAAATGGTCAAGTACAATGGATGTATGAATCAAATGACATCATTGCCCATTTAGAAAAGAAATTCGCTTAA
- a CDS encoding S-(hydroxymethyl)glutathione dehydrogenase/class III alcohol dehydrogenase yields MTDKFIKSKAAIAWGPNQPLSIEEVDVMLPRAGEVLVRIVATGVCHTDAFTMSGDDPEGIFPVILGHEGGGVVEQIGEGVTSVAVGDHVIPLYTPECGECKYCKSGKTNLCQKIRETQGKGVMPDGTTRFYKDGQPIFHYMGCSTFSEYTVLPEISLAKVNKEAPLEEVCLLGCGVTTGMGAVLNTAKVQEGDTVAVFGLGGIGLSAIIGAQMAKAGRIIAIDINESKFELARQLGATDCINPKDYDKPIQDVIVELTDGGVDYSFECIGNVDVMRSALECCHKGWGESVIIGVAGAGKEISTRPFQLVTGRVWRGSAFGGVKGRSELPEIVERYMAGDFKLNDFITHTMGLEDINESFELMHKGESIRTVIHFDK; encoded by the coding sequence ATGACTGATAAATTTATTAAATCAAAAGCGGCTATTGCTTGGGGCCCTAACCAACCACTTTCTATTGAAGAAGTTGATGTGATGTTACCCCGCGCTGGTGAAGTATTAGTGCGCATAGTGGCAACTGGCGTATGCCACACAGACGCATTCACGATGTCAGGTGATGATCCAGAAGGTATCTTCCCAGTGATTCTTGGCCATGAAGGTGGCGGTGTCGTTGAACAAATTGGTGAAGGCGTAACAAGTGTTGCAGTTGGCGACCACGTTATCCCACTTTACACCCCAGAATGTGGCGAATGTAAGTACTGTAAATCAGGTAAAACTAACCTTTGCCAAAAAATTCGTGAAACTCAAGGTAAAGGCGTAATGCCAGACGGCACCACACGTTTTTACAAAGACGGTCAGCCAATCTTCCATTACATGGGCTGCTCAACGTTCTCTGAATACACAGTACTACCAGAAATCTCGTTAGCAAAAGTAAATAAAGAAGCACCGTTAGAAGAAGTTTGTTTATTAGGTTGTGGCGTTACCACAGGTATGGGCGCAGTGCTTAATACAGCCAAAGTGCAAGAAGGCGACACAGTTGCTGTTTTTGGCCTAGGTGGTATCGGTCTTTCTGCAATTATCGGCGCACAAATGGCAAAAGCAGGTCGTATCATTGCTATCGACATTAACGAAAGCAAGTTCGAACTAGCACGTCAATTAGGCGCTACAGACTGCATCAATCCGAAAGACTACGACAAACCAATTCAAGACGTGATCGTTGAACTAACAGACGGTGGTGTTGATTACTCATTCGAATGTATCGGTAACGTAGATGTAATGCGTTCGGCATTAGAATGTTGTCACAAAGGTTGGGGCGAATCAGTGATTATTGGTGTAGCCGGTGCAGGTAAAGAGATCTCGACTCGTCCATTCCAACTTGTAACGGGTCGTGTATGGCGTGGCAGTGCATTCGGTGGTGTTAAAGGTCGTTCAGAGTTACCTGAAATTGTAGAACGTTACATGGCTGGTGATTTCAAACTAAACGATTTCATTACCCATACCATGGGCTTAGAGGACATTAACGAATCATTTGAATTGATGCACAAAGGCGAAAGTATTCGTACTGTCATTCATTTCGATAAGTAG
- a CDS encoding multidrug efflux SMR transporter codes for MGWLFLLLGVLAEATSHVALKATNGFSNFWPSVIVIFGHLLAFLFLGQAVKNLPVGIVHASWAGLAIILVTYMSSLVYKQHLDTKVWIGMLFIAVGIALINLSSTPHTH; via the coding sequence ATGGGTTGGTTATTTCTTTTATTAGGCGTATTAGCAGAAGCAACATCACATGTCGCTTTGAAAGCCACCAACGGCTTTAGCAACTTCTGGCCCAGCGTCATTGTTATCTTTGGTCACCTGCTGGCGTTTTTATTTTTAGGCCAAGCCGTTAAAAACTTACCCGTCGGTATTGTACATGCGTCATGGGCAGGATTAGCTATTATTTTAGTCACTTACATGTCGAGCTTAGTCTACAAACAACATCTTGATACTAAAGTTTGGATCGGCATGTTATTTATTGCTGTTGGTATTGCGCTTATCAACCTATCATCAACACCGCATACACATTAA
- the gmk gene encoding guanylate kinase, producing MARKGTLFIVSAPSGAGKSSLIKALLDANPSSDMKVSVSHTTRAIRPGEIDGTHYHYIPVADFKAQIENNEFFEWAEVFGNYYGTSRVMIENTLARGIDIFLDIDWQGARQIKQQIADARGIFILPPSREELERRLNSRGQDSEEIIASRMAEAEAEMSHYNEYDYLIINDDFSTALEDLHAIVRAERLGSAKQAAKNNVIMKDLLVN from the coding sequence ATGGCACGTAAAGGCACTCTATTTATTGTATCCGCTCCAAGTGGCGCAGGAAAATCAAGTCTTATCAAAGCACTTTTAGATGCAAACCCAAGCAGCGATATGAAAGTGTCTGTCTCTCACACTACTCGCGCTATTCGCCCTGGTGAAATTGACGGTACCCATTACCACTACATTCCCGTTGCTGATTTTAAAGCGCAAATCGAAAACAATGAGTTTTTTGAATGGGCTGAAGTATTCGGTAATTACTACGGTACGTCACGCGTGATGATTGAAAATACCCTAGCTCGTGGCATTGATATTTTCTTAGATATCGACTGGCAAGGTGCCCGTCAAATTAAACAACAGATTGCTGATGCGCGTGGTATTTTTATCCTACCACCGAGTCGCGAAGAACTTGAACGTCGCCTTAACAGTCGCGGTCAAGACAGTGAAGAGATCATAGCAAGCCGAATGGCTGAAGCAGAAGCTGAAATGTCGCACTATAATGAATATGATTACCTCATTATTAATGATGATTTCTCCACTGCCCTTGAAGATCTACACGCGATTGTACGTGCGGAACGACTTGGTTCAGCGAAGCAAGCAGCAAAAAACAACGTAATTATGAAAGATTTGCTGGTTAATTAG
- the rpoZ gene encoding DNA-directed RNA polymerase subunit omega yields MARVTVEDAVKQVGNRFDLILMAARRARQIAVHGKEPLVAPENDKPTVIALREIEAGLMSNELMDASDRQEQQEHEAQQVAAVAAIAEGRG; encoded by the coding sequence ATGGCACGCGTAACCGTAGAAGATGCTGTAAAACAGGTTGGTAACCGTTTCGACCTAATATTAATGGCGGCACGTCGCGCTCGTCAAATCGCAGTTCACGGCAAAGAACCTTTGGTAGCACCAGAGAATGATAAGCCGACTGTCATTGCCCTTCGTGAAATTGAAGCTGGTCTAATGAGCAACGAATTGATGGATGCTAGCGACCGTCAAGAACAGCAAGAACACGAAGCACAGCAAGTTGCAGCAGTTGCAGCAATCGCTGAAGGCCGTGGTTAA